One Oceanicoccus sagamiensis genomic region harbors:
- the cysK gene encoding cysteine synthase A, translating into MTVYRDNSQTIGQTPLVKINRISEGNIFAKIESRNPANSVKCRIGANMIWQAEKDGILKPGMEIVEPTSGNTGIALCFVAAAKGYSMTLVMPHTMSLERRQIMKALGANIIITDAAKGMKLCIETARARVAEAPEERWMPSQFDNPANPAVHEETTGPEIWEDTNGEIDILVSGVGTGGTISGISRFIKNTKGKAITSVAVEPTSTTMITAAKAGEEPAHAPHKIQGIGAGFVPDNLDLDIVDQVEQVSNEDAMEWAHKLMQQEGILAGISSGAAMAIADRVSKQPGNENKTIVVILPDSAERYLSTPLFEGAFSDNETVQ; encoded by the coding sequence ATGACAGTCTACAGAGATAACAGCCAAACCATCGGCCAAACCCCACTGGTCAAAATCAACCGTATAAGCGAAGGCAATATCTTCGCCAAAATCGAAAGCCGCAACCCGGCCAACTCCGTAAAATGCCGCATTGGTGCCAATATGATTTGGCAGGCGGAAAAAGACGGCATTCTAAAACCCGGTATGGAAATTGTTGAACCTACCAGCGGTAATACCGGTATCGCCCTGTGCTTTGTCGCCGCAGCCAAAGGCTATTCCATGACACTGGTCATGCCCCACACGATGAGCCTGGAACGTCGTCAGATTATGAAGGCCCTGGGTGCTAATATTATTATTACCGACGCCGCAAAAGGCATGAAGCTATGCATTGAAACCGCAAGGGCCCGCGTTGCCGAAGCCCCTGAAGAACGCTGGATGCCAAGCCAGTTCGACAACCCCGCCAACCCCGCGGTGCATGAAGAAACCACCGGCCCGGAAATCTGGGAAGACACCAATGGTGAAATCGATATTCTGGTGAGCGGCGTTGGGACCGGCGGAACGATTAGCGGGATCTCCCGATTTATCAAAAATACTAAAGGCAAGGCAATCACTTCTGTGGCAGTAGAGCCAACCAGTACCACTATGATTACCGCTGCCAAGGCAGGTGAAGAACCTGCCCATGCGCCCCATAAGATTCAGGGCATAGGTGCAGGCTTTGTACCCGATAATCTGGACCTCGATATAGTTGACCAGGTCGAGCAGGTTTCAAATGAAGACGCGATGGAGTGGGCCCACAAGCTAATGCAGCAAGAAGGTATTTTGGCAGGTATCTCGAGCGGTGCAGCCATGGCCATTGCCGATAGAGTTTCCAAACAACCAGGCAACGAAAATAAAACCATCGTCGTAATACTTCCGGACTCCGCTGAACGCTATTTATCCACCCCCTTATTTGAAGGCGCTTTTAGCGACAATGAAACCGTTCAATAA
- a CDS encoding TonB-dependent receptor, with protein MTAQKRVETQQEISAAFSVFSGDTLEKTGWTDVSDMATTVTSMEVVGTTKSRTNVYIRGIGTNKYDIGTEGSIGVFLDGVYVPRFSSVMQNLIDIERIEVLRGPQGTLYGRNTIGGAISVYTAEPSEEFTGKFIAGVANEDSYDANAVLSGPLIKDQLLGYIALSTREIGGFREDSISGKEDDFSATSIRTKLRYIATDELTMDLMADYSDEEGDAFLGEPIFDPNDPSLFALSPLISPADIAAYKERESQDMFENEQTIPGATDIEATQIAWVTNWAGEDLSADAVLAYRDEEAEELADTDRYPYDVYIQDSLQESQTTSLEFKLSSEYGGAYSMDDKVEWLTGFFLYEDDADRTDAVTFGPDSIFSGLNLLSQIPGICTPTPMLPTDIPCVPGGLFGLAPYPTSTTVDLQTSSWAVFGQATYAINEQLSLTLGIRHSEDTKEFTYENTAPLTPGFIAQNFSFDDEIDFESTDPKVVLEWAPESQEDMMLYISYQQGYKSGGIQFITSDEALAQQSFDKETLVATEAGLKSRWLDQRLQVNASVFHYDYEDQQIDGLFDGVLVTSNAGESTIDGLEVDVQYQAGANLLLQASYSYLDAVFEEYIEASTGTDYSGRTLPASPENSVWLSAEYTHESFRGWEGSLRADYSWRDDQTFTPNGTLVQEDYAIVNIGYTSISPDEVWKVRVYCSNCTDEEYFTASIPLSGTLHEVASTGDLRRYGLSVTYQFGS; from the coding sequence GTGACAGCGCAAAAGCGTGTTGAGACGCAGCAAGAGATTTCAGCCGCTTTTTCTGTCTTCAGTGGGGACACTTTAGAGAAAACCGGGTGGACTGATGTCAGTGATATGGCAACAACGGTTACCAGTATGGAAGTTGTTGGAACAACCAAATCCCGGACCAATGTTTATATACGAGGTATCGGCACTAATAAGTATGACATTGGTACCGAAGGGTCAATAGGTGTGTTTCTAGACGGTGTTTATGTGCCTCGATTCAGCAGTGTCATGCAAAACCTTATTGATATAGAACGAATTGAAGTTTTAAGAGGACCTCAAGGGACTTTGTATGGTCGCAATACCATTGGTGGTGCCATTAGTGTTTATACTGCAGAACCCTCCGAAGAATTTACGGGTAAGTTTATTGCAGGTGTTGCGAACGAAGACTCCTATGATGCTAACGCTGTATTAAGCGGCCCATTAATAAAGGATCAATTGCTGGGTTATATCGCGCTAAGCACTCGTGAAATTGGTGGCTTTAGAGAAGATAGTATTAGTGGTAAGGAAGATGATTTTAGCGCAACGTCAATTAGAACCAAGTTACGCTATATAGCCACAGATGAGTTAACGATGGACCTAATGGCGGACTATAGCGACGAGGAGGGTGATGCGTTTTTAGGTGAGCCGATTTTTGATCCCAACGACCCAAGCCTGTTTGCACTTTCCCCGCTTATTTCTCCTGCTGATATTGCAGCCTATAAGGAAAGAGAATCGCAGGATATGTTTGAAAATGAACAAACGATTCCTGGCGCGACTGATATAGAGGCCACACAAATCGCATGGGTCACTAACTGGGCAGGAGAAGATTTGAGTGCTGATGCAGTGCTTGCTTACAGAGACGAAGAAGCAGAAGAGCTTGCTGATACGGACCGCTACCCTTATGACGTTTACATACAAGACTCTTTGCAGGAATCACAAACAACCAGCCTTGAATTTAAACTAAGTTCTGAATATGGCGGTGCTTATAGCATGGATGACAAGGTAGAGTGGTTGACGGGTTTTTTTCTATACGAGGATGATGCTGACCGTACCGACGCGGTGACCTTTGGCCCCGATTCAATTTTCTCTGGGCTTAACTTGCTTAGCCAAATTCCTGGTATCTGTACACCAACTCCGATGTTACCAACAGATATCCCTTGTGTACCCGGCGGTTTGTTTGGTCTTGCTCCTTATCCTACGTCCACAACCGTCGACTTACAAACCAGTAGTTGGGCTGTTTTTGGACAGGCAACTTATGCTATTAATGAGCAGTTATCACTGACTTTGGGTATCCGTCATAGCGAAGATACTAAAGAATTCACCTATGAAAATACGGCACCATTAACGCCGGGTTTTATTGCACAAAATTTCAGTTTTGATGATGAGATAGATTTTGAATCAACAGACCCCAAAGTGGTATTGGAATGGGCGCCGGAGTCGCAAGAAGACATGATGCTTTATATAAGTTATCAGCAAGGTTATAAGAGCGGCGGTATTCAATTTATTACTTCCGATGAAGCACTGGCCCAACAAAGTTTTGATAAAGAAACACTGGTGGCTACGGAGGCAGGTCTAAAGTCACGCTGGCTTGACCAGCGCTTACAGGTTAACGCATCCGTTTTTCATTATGACTACGAAGACCAGCAAATCGATGGGCTATTTGATGGCGTACTTGTTACGTCAAATGCCGGAGAAAGTACCATCGATGGCCTTGAAGTGGATGTGCAGTATCAAGCAGGAGCTAATCTATTATTGCAGGCAAGTTATTCTTACCTCGACGCAGTTTTCGAAGAATATATCGAAGCCAGTACGGGTACAGACTATAGCGGCAGAACTTTACCCGCGTCTCCTGAAAATAGCGTTTGGTTGTCGGCTGAGTATACCCATGAATCCTTTCGCGGCTGGGAAGGCAGTTTGCGTGCCGATTACAGTTGGCGGGATGATCAAACCTTCACACCAAACGGAACGCTGGTTCAGGAAGACTATGCCATCGTGAATATTGGCTATACATCAATAAGCCCGGATGAAGTTTGGAAAGTGAGAGTCTATTGCAGCAACTGCACCGATGAAGAGTATTTCACTGCATCCATTCCGCTGTCAGGAACGCTTCATGAGGTGGCATCAACTGGTGACCTTAGACGCTATGGTCTTAGCGTTACCTACCAGTTTGGAAGTTAG
- the rpoD gene encoding RNA polymerase sigma factor RpoD has product MSDTEQKQSRLKTLIAKGKEQGYLTYAEVNDHLPQDISDPDQVEDIIQMINDLGIQVFENAPDADEILLSEEDSTDDIAAAEAAAALAAVETEAGRTTDPVRMYMREMGTVELLTREGEIAIAKRIEEGIRDVMAAVAYYPGAVQDVIDDYDKVATEERRLADILIGYLDPTDVVPPAAQQQQAAAADDDDDDDSPSGPDPEEAKKRFTAIRKQQNKLDKAIDKHGRYSKEAAKELQKLGELFKFLKLTPRVFEPLSIRVRSKLNVIRENERLIMGICIKQAKMSRKDFVKAFQGSETNFDWLDDQIKAHKDAAPALEANRDDIIRAQRKIAFIEAQTDLTIVDIKEINRRMSIGEARARRAKKEMVEANLRLVISIAKKYTNRGLQFLDLIQEGNIGLMKAVDKFEYRRGYKFSTYATWWIRQAITRSIADQARTIRIPVHMIETINKLNRISRQMLQEMGREPTPEELGERMDMPEDKVRKVLKIAKEPISMETPIGDDEDSHLGDFIEDNTIAQPVDSATGQGLQEATKDVLGGLTAREAKVLRMRFGIDMNTDHTLEEVGKQFDVTRERIRQIEAKALRKLRHPSRSDHLRSFLDE; this is encoded by the coding sequence ATGAGCGATACCGAACAAAAGCAGTCTCGTTTGAAAACCCTGATTGCCAAGGGCAAAGAACAAGGCTACCTGACCTATGCAGAGGTTAACGACCACCTGCCTCAGGATATTTCAGACCCGGACCAGGTTGAAGACATCATCCAAATGATCAACGATTTGGGTATTCAGGTGTTTGAAAATGCCCCCGATGCCGATGAAATCCTGTTGTCAGAAGAAGACTCCACCGATGATATCGCCGCCGCTGAAGCCGCTGCAGCTCTAGCTGCCGTCGAAACCGAAGCCGGTCGTACCACCGACCCCGTACGAATGTATATGCGCGAAATGGGCACGGTTGAACTACTGACCCGCGAAGGCGAAATCGCCATTGCCAAGCGCATCGAAGAAGGTATCCGCGATGTGATGGCGGCTGTTGCCTACTACCCCGGCGCCGTACAAGATGTTATCGACGACTACGACAAAGTAGCCACCGAAGAACGCCGCCTTGCCGATATCCTGATTGGTTACCTTGACCCTACTGATGTGGTACCACCTGCAGCCCAGCAACAACAAGCTGCGGCAGCGGACGATGACGATGACGACGACTCACCATCAGGCCCGGATCCAGAAGAAGCGAAAAAGCGCTTTACGGCCATCCGCAAGCAACAAAACAAACTCGACAAAGCGATCGATAAGCATGGCCGCTACAGCAAAGAAGCCGCCAAAGAGTTACAGAAACTGGGCGAACTGTTTAAGTTCTTAAAACTGACGCCGCGTGTTTTTGAACCGCTATCGATTCGCGTGCGCTCAAAGCTCAATGTGATTCGCGAGAACGAACGCTTGATTATGGGTATCTGCATCAAGCAGGCAAAAATGTCACGCAAAGATTTTGTTAAAGCCTTCCAGGGCTCTGAAACCAATTTTGATTGGTTAGATGACCAGATCAAAGCGCATAAAGATGCAGCCCCGGCACTGGAAGCCAATCGCGACGATATTATTCGTGCCCAGCGCAAAATTGCATTTATAGAAGCCCAAACCGATTTAACCATTGTCGATATTAAAGAAATTAATCGTCGCATGTCGATTGGTGAAGCTCGCGCCAGACGCGCCAAGAAAGAAATGGTCGAGGCCAACCTTCGACTAGTCATTTCTATCGCCAAAAAATATACCAACCGTGGTTTGCAGTTCCTCGATTTAATCCAGGAAGGCAATATCGGCTTGATGAAAGCCGTTGATAAATTTGAATACCGTCGCGGTTATAAGTTTTCGACCTATGCCACCTGGTGGATTCGTCAGGCCATTACTCGCTCTATTGCCGATCAGGCTCGCACAATTCGTATTCCAGTGCATATGATTGAGACGATCAACAAACTCAATCGTATCTCTCGTCAAATGCTTCAGGAAATGGGCCGTGAGCCTACGCCGGAAGAATTAGGCGAGCGTATGGATATGCCAGAAGATAAAGTTCGTAAGGTACTGAAAATTGCCAAAGAACCTATCTCCATGGAAACGCCGATTGGTGATGATGAAGATTCACATCTGGGTGACTTTATCGAAGATAACACTATTGCTCAGCCAGTTGATTCTGCAACAGGTCAGGGCCTGCAGGAAGCCACCAAAGATGTACTGGGCGGCCTGACAGCCAGAGAAGCCAAAGTACTGCGTATGCGTTTCGGTATTGATATGAATACCGATCACACACTGGAAGAAGTCGGCAAGCAATTCGACGTAACCCGTGAGCGTATCCGCCAGATCGAAGCCAAGGCATTGCGTAAATTACGCCACCCTTCACGCTCTGATCATCTGCGCAGCTTCCTCGACGAATAA
- a CDS encoding JmjC domain-containing protein codes for MRKVSQCLMSLTPKVMKLPKEFNKIKDPVQWALHTFQLNIKHSTLQITHPSSDKENNSEGEISHINSDHPGAFTTFANGVNYGNPVHGRLELINIIAGQGKAKDGAQLVYKPLQKGLVPVLEKLHPLGYFVRASLWLSSGNHRYSAHCDAGDGLLFHLSGRKTVRVWPTPKALQQSALFDFSNLEERMAEDYIDFNLKPGQVLFIPSGAAHEVWAKGEDPAVSVSFHSGSTYPILHLCDSLNQSKDKDIFSLPEKFQGTRKKTTTFFEPSRFIPKGYEAPEDIPQSLQDMLKETLIAKDINEQELDAALNQWWQETMANKSYPGDFIT; via the coding sequence ATGCGCAAAGTATCACAATGCCTAATGTCTTTAACCCCAAAGGTTATGAAGCTGCCTAAAGAGTTCAATAAGATTAAAGATCCCGTTCAATGGGCTTTGCATACATTCCAGCTGAATATCAAACATTCAACACTACAAATTACCCACCCCTCTTCAGACAAAGAAAATAACAGCGAGGGGGAAATTAGCCATATCAATTCAGATCACCCTGGAGCCTTTACAACGTTTGCCAACGGAGTTAATTATGGCAACCCCGTACACGGCCGACTTGAATTAATCAATATTATTGCTGGTCAAGGTAAAGCAAAAGACGGGGCCCAACTCGTCTATAAACCGTTGCAGAAAGGACTTGTTCCCGTACTGGAAAAACTGCACCCACTGGGTTATTTTGTTCGAGCAAGCCTCTGGTTAAGCAGCGGCAATCACAGATATTCAGCCCACTGCGATGCAGGGGATGGACTTTTGTTTCACCTCAGCGGTCGAAAAACAGTACGGGTCTGGCCAACGCCCAAAGCACTTCAACAGTCAGCATTATTTGACTTCTCAAATCTAGAAGAAAGAATGGCTGAAGATTATATAGACTTTAATTTAAAACCTGGCCAAGTATTATTTATACCCAGCGGAGCCGCTCATGAAGTCTGGGCCAAGGGTGAAGATCCCGCCGTATCGGTAAGTTTCCACTCAGGTTCAACCTACCCTATTTTGCACCTTTGTGATAGCTTGAACCAATCAAAAGACAAAGACATTTTTTCTTTGCCGGAAAAATTTCAAGGTACCAGGAAAAAAACAACAACATTTTTTGAGCCCTCTCGTTTTATTCCAAAGGGGTACGAAGCACCTGAAGATATCCCACAATCCCTGCAAGACATGTTAAAAGAAACACTTATCGCCAAAGACATTAACGAGCAGGAGTTAGACGCAGCTCTTAATCAATGGTGGCAAGAGACCATGGCCAATAAAAGCTACCCCGGTGATTTTATTACATAG
- the dnaG gene encoding DNA primase: protein MAGRIPQSFIDDLLDRLDIVEVIDRRVSLKKSGRNFTACCPFHEEKTPSFSVNQEKQFYYCFGCGAGGNALGFIMDYERMDFPRAVEVLADTAGLEVPREASAFQEEPQQKKNIYTMLEKCADFYREQLKRNPQKQRAVDYLRGRGLSGEIARDFDIGYAPPGWDNLLKHLGLNQEDKQLLIDGGMLIEKEEDNKLYDRFRDRIIFPIRDNRGRIIAFGGRVLGDDKPKYLNSPETPVFHKSKELYGLYQSRKANRKLERLLIVEGYMDVVALAQHGVTWAAATLGTATSTEHLKRVFRQCPEVVFCFDGDEAGRKAAKRALESALPAMEDGRQARFLFLPQGEDPDSMVRSIGASDFIRMVDKAEPLEDYLFNSQAEGLELGSLDGRARLSTLAAPLIDQLPDGVFKALMMSSLAERTGLSQEKLTQILQRHQINKQPEPAPDKPEVVATREISPEPRQRAPRFNQQQDSTRDPILYAIALLLHEPKAASHVATPSALSRSEDNNAPLLAAMLELLHKRPDSTSAMLIGHWYGEAWGETLQQLLQLEQFIPGSDIELELKETLQHLERKYHQDQLGDQVDKLLTKDYAQLSDDEKQELKRLLSQKHDL, encoded by the coding sequence ATGGCCGGCCGCATACCGCAAAGCTTTATCGATGACCTGCTGGATCGCCTCGACATTGTCGAAGTGATAGACCGCCGTGTCAGCCTGAAAAAAAGCGGCCGCAACTTTACCGCCTGCTGCCCCTTCCACGAAGAAAAAACCCCGTCTTTTAGCGTTAACCAGGAAAAGCAATTCTATTACTGCTTTGGCTGCGGCGCCGGTGGCAATGCCCTCGGCTTTATCATGGATTACGAGCGCATGGACTTTCCTCGTGCGGTTGAGGTTCTGGCCGATACGGCTGGACTGGAAGTGCCCCGGGAAGCTTCTGCCTTTCAGGAAGAACCCCAGCAAAAGAAAAATATCTATACCATGCTGGAAAAATGCGCCGACTTTTACCGCGAGCAACTCAAGCGCAACCCACAGAAGCAACGGGCGGTAGACTATCTGCGAGGCCGCGGTCTCAGCGGTGAAATTGCCCGGGATTTTGATATCGGCTATGCCCCGCCAGGCTGGGACAACCTGCTTAAGCATCTGGGCCTCAATCAGGAAGATAAGCAACTGCTTATCGATGGCGGCATGCTGATTGAGAAAGAAGAGGACAATAAACTCTACGACCGCTTCCGCGATCGGATTATCTTCCCGATCAGGGATAACCGAGGACGGATTATCGCCTTTGGTGGCCGTGTTCTGGGCGACGACAAACCCAAATACCTCAACTCCCCTGAAACCCCCGTATTTCATAAGAGTAAAGAGCTGTATGGGCTCTACCAGTCCCGCAAGGCCAACCGCAAGCTCGAGCGACTACTGATTGTTGAAGGCTATATGGATGTGGTCGCGCTGGCGCAGCATGGCGTGACCTGGGCTGCGGCAACACTAGGGACAGCAACCAGTACCGAGCACTTAAAACGGGTATTTCGTCAGTGTCCGGAGGTTGTATTTTGCTTTGATGGCGATGAAGCAGGCCGCAAAGCCGCGAAACGGGCGCTTGAATCCGCCTTACCCGCCATGGAAGACGGTCGTCAGGCCAGATTCCTGTTTCTGCCACAGGGCGAAGACCCGGATAGCATGGTGCGCAGTATCGGCGCCAGCGACTTTATCCGTATGGTCGACAAAGCTGAGCCACTGGAAGACTATCTATTTAATTCACAGGCCGAAGGGCTGGAATTGGGCTCTCTTGATGGCAGAGCCCGGCTAAGTACTCTGGCGGCGCCGCTGATCGATCAATTACCCGATGGCGTCTTTAAAGCACTGATGATGTCCTCGCTGGCAGAGCGCACCGGGCTATCGCAGGAAAAATTGACCCAAATCCTGCAACGGCACCAGATCAATAAACAGCCCGAACCCGCACCCGATAAACCCGAAGTTGTTGCCACCCGGGAAATTAGCCCGGAACCCAGACAGAGAGCCCCCCGCTTTAATCAACAGCAAGACAGCACCAGGGATCCGATTCTCTATGCCATTGCCCTGCTGCTACACGAACCCAAGGCCGCCAGCCATGTCGCCACCCCCAGCGCCCTAAGCCGTAGCGAGGACAATAACGCCCCCCTACTAGCCGCGATGCTGGAATTGCTGCATAAACGCCCGGATTCCACCTCCGCCATGCTGATTGGCCACTGGTATGGGGAAGCCTGGGGTGAAACCCTGCAACAGCTGCTGCAACTGGAGCAATTTATTCCCGGTTCAGATATTGAACTTGAGCTTAAAGAAACACTCCAACATCTGGAGCGTAAATATCACCAAGATCAACTCGGTGATCAAGTCGACAAATTACTGACCAAAGACTACGCTCAGCTAAGCGATGATGAAAAGCAGGAGCTCAAGCGATTACTCAGTCAAAAGCACGATTTATAA
- a CDS encoding tetratricopeptide repeat-containing sulfotransferase family protein, whose translation MLKTFPKSEAVIAESAIFYKSINDADSAHSILDKAIASNIKSARIYRLLGSIYTANGNNENARKNFYNALKINPNDSWAYIGLAKTTKADKFITLIPAINTILNKKTCSNNEKSGLTFTKAWAIKKSDPEGYFELLTTANNFAAQDHQEYIDQLEPHLREIRENINEDALNSIDTSKQNHTYSPIFIISLPRSGTTLLEQIIGAHSQTSPIGESGAFSYAIMQAAAQLKTSTNFEQWPSQKNFSNFLPILDKHFQSYLPVRESKDRRPVDKSLLSYKQLGLMFATYPNAKIIHIQRHPLDNILSCYHQFFENHHNHLFNLEALALNSKMFNEQMSYWKTVFPKKILTVSYEDLVLQQEEKTREILNYCELPYEEQCLKFYEHIGTINTASNEQVRQPMYKSSIGQWKQFEQQLQPAIRILGMDQS comes from the coding sequence ATGCTGAAAACATTTCCAAAAAGTGAAGCAGTCATTGCCGAGAGCGCGATATTCTATAAATCCATCAATGACGCAGACAGCGCTCACTCTATCCTTGACAAAGCCATTGCCTCCAATATTAAATCGGCAAGAATTTATCGATTACTAGGCTCTATATATACAGCAAACGGCAACAATGAAAATGCCCGGAAAAATTTTTACAACGCTTTAAAAATCAACCCCAATGACAGCTGGGCCTATATTGGTTTAGCAAAAACAACAAAAGCAGATAAATTTATTACGCTCATTCCTGCAATCAATACAATACTGAATAAAAAAACCTGCTCCAATAATGAAAAATCTGGCCTAACCTTTACCAAAGCCTGGGCCATCAAAAAAAGCGACCCTGAAGGTTACTTTGAACTACTGACAACCGCTAACAATTTTGCCGCACAAGATCATCAAGAGTATATAGATCAACTTGAGCCCCATTTAAGAGAGATTAGAGAAAATATTAATGAAGACGCGCTAAACAGCATCGATACCTCTAAACAAAACCATACCTATTCGCCCATATTTATCATCTCACTACCGCGCTCAGGCACCACACTTTTAGAACAGATCATAGGAGCGCACTCGCAAACCTCACCGATTGGAGAAAGCGGCGCCTTTAGCTATGCCATAATGCAGGCTGCCGCCCAATTGAAGACCTCAACAAATTTTGAACAATGGCCCAGCCAGAAAAACTTCTCTAATTTTTTACCGATACTCGACAAGCACTTTCAATCGTATTTACCCGTAAGAGAATCTAAAGATAGACGACCCGTGGACAAATCACTGCTGAGCTATAAACAACTTGGATTAATGTTTGCGACTTACCCTAATGCCAAAATTATCCATATCCAGCGACACCCCCTGGATAATATTCTATCTTGCTATCATCAATTCTTTGAAAACCACCACAACCACCTCTTCAATCTGGAGGCACTGGCTTTAAATAGCAAGATGTTTAACGAACAGATGAGCTATTGGAAAACAGTATTCCCCAAAAAAATACTGACCGTAAGCTATGAGGACCTGGTTTTACAACAAGAGGAAAAAACACGCGAGATACTAAACTATTGCGAGCTTCCTTATGAAGAACAATGCCTAAAATTTTATGAGCATATCGGCACAATTAACACGGCGAGTAATGAGCAAGTCCGGCAACCGATGTATAAATCCTCTATCGGACAATGGAAGCAATTTGAGCAACAACTACAACCTGCCATCAGGATTTTGGGAATGGACCAAAGCTAA
- the csrA gene encoding carbon storage regulator CsrA — translation MLVLSRRKGENLIIGDNIVVSILGISGNQVRLGVAAPKEISVHREEIYNKIQLSKYPVAQGVWQDGEKVVG, via the coding sequence ATGTTAGTACTGAGTCGTAGAAAAGGTGAGAACCTGATTATTGGTGACAATATAGTTGTTTCTATTTTGGGTATTAGTGGTAATCAGGTAAGACTGGGTGTCGCTGCACCAAAAGAAATTTCAGTCCATCGTGAAGAAATCTATAATAAAATTCAGCTAAGTAAGTACCCTGTAGCTCAAGGAGTCTGGCAGGATGGCGAGAAAGTAGTCGGCTAG
- the panD gene encoding aspartate 1-decarboxylase, which produces MQLRSFMSSKIHKATITEANLDYVGSITIDADLLDLAGLLPNEKVLVVSNTSGARLETYIIEGKRGTGYIGINGAASHLIGPGEEVIIIAFTLATEPVKPKAILVDSNNRYVCDLTEEQAAFAPETA; this is translated from the coding sequence ATGCAACTGCGCAGTTTTATGTCGTCCAAAATCCACAAAGCCACCATTACCGAAGCCAATTTAGACTATGTCGGCAGCATTACTATTGATGCTGATCTGCTGGATTTAGCGGGCTTATTGCCCAACGAAAAAGTATTGGTCGTTAGCAATACCAGCGGAGCCAGGCTGGAAACGTATATTATTGAAGGCAAGCGCGGTACCGGCTATATCGGCATTAACGGTGCAGCCTCACACCTGATTGGCCCCGGTGAAGAAGTGATTATTATCGCCTTTACCCTGGCCACGGAGCCGGTTAAACCCAAAGCGATCCTTGTCGACAGCAATAACCGCTATGTCTGCGACCTGACCGAAGAACAGGCCGCCTTCGCCCCCGAAACCGCGTAG
- a CDS encoding PEP-CTERM sorting domain-containing protein, whose amino-acid sequence MSLLNTARLKEAYSTCLDKKMVIYFQFEPTKKQLLKSFSVFNFDQKSSSILLALLMGFSISCAYAGPTYDFGDAPIPYGEAWHYTAEWQRLGTEYSKEKEAVAEDDDDGVSWSTDGGLTFGNGNLVQGQTVTFKFDFTRGTYGRHDYDELKAWVDWNGDYEWSTSEIIAQELWYKDTVEWGDTQINRDDYLNGVESDPNAVLYREILATIVVPEDSMGELWLRARVVCDESIYKNNVDGILNPTGFFHQGEAEDYKLTVTSVPEPSSLALLIMGLAISFIQRKK is encoded by the coding sequence ATGAGTTTATTAAATACCGCCAGGCTAAAGGAAGCATATTCAACCTGTCTAGATAAAAAAATGGTAATTTATTTTCAATTCGAGCCTACTAAAAAACAACTTTTAAAGTCGTTTTCAGTGTTTAATTTTGATCAAAAATCATCGTCTATTTTGCTGGCCTTATTGATGGGCTTCAGTATTTCCTGTGCCTATGCGGGGCCTACCTATGATTTCGGGGATGCACCAATACCCTACGGGGAGGCGTGGCACTACACGGCTGAATGGCAGCGACTAGGTACAGAATACAGTAAGGAAAAAGAGGCTGTTGCCGAAGATGATGATGACGGTGTTAGCTGGTCTACGGATGGAGGTTTAACCTTCGGTAATGGTAATTTAGTACAAGGCCAGACGGTTACATTTAAGTTTGATTTTACCCGCGGCACCTATGGTAGGCATGATTATGATGAACTCAAAGCCTGGGTTGATTGGAATGGTGACTATGAGTGGTCAACGTCTGAAATTATTGCTCAGGAGCTATGGTACAAAGATACGGTTGAGTGGGGCGACACGCAAATTAATCGAGATGATTATTTAAACGGCGTTGAAAGCGACCCTAATGCTGTACTCTACCGCGAAATTCTAGCGACAATAGTAGTTCCTGAAGATAGCATGGGGGAATTATGGTTGCGTGCTAGAGTTGTTTGCGATGAATCAATCTATAAAAATAATGTAGATGGCATCTTGAATCCAACCGGTTTTTTTCATCAGGGCGAAGCTGAAGACTACAAGCTTACGGTTACATCAGTTCCTGAGCCGTCCTCACTAGCTCTGCTCATTATGGGTTTAGCTATTTCTTTTATACAAAGAAAAAAGTAA